From Streptomyces sp. NBC_00690, a single genomic window includes:
- a CDS encoding prenyltransferase/squalene oxidase repeat-containing protein, whose translation MTTVRRSAAALAVTAVIGAAIASAAAPAAFAAPTPTPSAAALPPGLYGKGDPAYDGVWRQSLALLALDTEDVKPATAAVDWLTGQQCDSGAFPSYRADTKADCGAKLPLDSNATAAAVQALTAVGGQDKTVEKSVDWLKSVQNTDGGWSYNPGGASDANSTAVVIGALAAAGEKPADVKSKGGKSPYDALLTFAQPCGGTNGGAFVYQPAMPGLVGDSTAAAVIGAHGKGLAAEPENAKSTDAQGTACKPATTIEGAAHNGGTYLATALAKTGYLTTPPMPGSDDPKEKPDFGNTADAVVALQVQGLSEQAKKSLAWLEADSAGWAKESGPAAYAQLIFAANAADTDPEKFGGKDLVAELTALGPEPQQDEKDEKDDSGIAVWWIVGAFFAASVGVGILFSGRRKNQS comes from the coding sequence ATGACCACCGTCCGCCGTAGCGCCGCAGCGCTCGCCGTCACCGCCGTCATCGGCGCGGCCATCGCCTCCGCCGCCGCTCCGGCCGCCTTCGCGGCGCCCACCCCCACTCCGTCCGCTGCTGCGCTGCCGCCCGGCCTGTACGGCAAGGGCGACCCGGCGTACGACGGCGTCTGGCGCCAGTCGCTCGCCCTGCTCGCCCTGGACACCGAGGACGTCAAGCCCGCCACCGCCGCGGTGGACTGGCTGACCGGCCAGCAGTGCGACAGCGGCGCGTTCCCCTCGTACCGCGCGGACACCAAGGCCGACTGCGGGGCCAAGCTGCCGCTGGACTCCAATGCGACCGCCGCGGCGGTCCAGGCGCTCACCGCGGTCGGCGGCCAGGACAAGACCGTGGAGAAGTCCGTCGACTGGTTGAAGTCGGTGCAGAACACGGACGGCGGCTGGAGCTACAACCCCGGGGGTGCGAGTGACGCCAACTCCACCGCCGTGGTGATCGGTGCACTCGCGGCTGCGGGCGAGAAGCCGGCGGACGTGAAGTCCAAGGGCGGGAAGTCCCCGTACGACGCACTGCTCACCTTCGCCCAGCCGTGCGGCGGAACCAACGGCGGGGCGTTCGTCTACCAGCCTGCGATGCCCGGACTGGTGGGCGACTCGACCGCCGCCGCCGTGATCGGGGCGCACGGCAAGGGCCTCGCAGCCGAGCCCGAGAACGCCAAGAGCACCGATGCGCAGGGCACCGCCTGCAAGCCCGCCACCACCATCGAGGGCGCCGCGCACAACGGCGGCACCTATCTCGCCACCGCACTCGCCAAGACCGGCTACCTCACCACTCCCCCGATGCCCGGCTCCGACGACCCGAAGGAGAAGCCCGACTTCGGCAACACCGCCGACGCCGTGGTCGCCCTCCAGGTCCAGGGCCTCAGCGAACAGGCGAAGAAGTCGCTGGCCTGGTTGGAGGCCGACTCGGCGGGTTGGGCCAAGGAGTCCGGTCCGGCCGCGTATGCACAGTTGATCTTCGCTGCGAACGCCGCGGACACCGATCCCGAAAAGTTCGGCGGCAAGGACCTGGTCGCCGAACTGACCGCGCTCGGCCCCGAGCCCCAGCAGGACGAGAAGGATGAGAAGGACGATTCGGGGATCGCCGTCTGGTGGATCGTCGGCGCGTTCTTCGCCGCCAGTGTGGGTGTGGGCATCCTGTTCAGCGGCCGTCGCAAGAACCAGAGCTGA
- a CDS encoding SCO2322 family protein: protein MRGRVLALVLALGAALTVLGAGPAQAAGYRYWSFWLGDGTTWTYATEGPASARPADGSVTGYRFSVSEDSSDSARPRREPDFAAICAATPAKPDAKRLALVIDPGTLKDAPAGERPPPLRTACAQVPKAATAADALAAVAKPLRYNSQALLCAISGYPRAGCGEQVAGDRPTAAASSTADGGSDENTDGGPSVGVLAGVAAILALGGAALWQSRRRRR from the coding sequence ATGCGCGGCCGGGTCCTCGCGCTCGTCCTCGCGCTCGGGGCGGCGCTGACCGTGCTCGGAGCGGGGCCCGCCCAGGCCGCGGGATACCGCTACTGGTCGTTCTGGCTGGGCGATGGCACCACCTGGACGTACGCCACCGAGGGCCCGGCGAGCGCCCGACCTGCGGACGGTTCGGTGACCGGCTACCGGTTCTCGGTGAGCGAGGACAGTTCGGACTCGGCCCGGCCGCGTCGGGAACCCGACTTCGCGGCCATCTGTGCCGCGACACCCGCAAAGCCGGACGCCAAGCGCCTGGCCCTGGTCATCGACCCGGGCACGCTGAAAGACGCCCCGGCCGGGGAACGCCCGCCGCCGCTGCGTACCGCCTGCGCCCAGGTGCCCAAGGCCGCCACGGCCGCCGATGCACTGGCAGCCGTCGCCAAACCGCTGCGCTACAACAGCCAGGCGCTGCTGTGCGCGATCTCGGGCTATCCGCGCGCGGGCTGCGGCGAACAGGTCGCGGGAGACCGACCCACGGCCGCCGCCTCATCCACGGCGGACGGTGGCAGCGACGAAAACACCGACGGCGGCCCCTCCGTGGGGGTTCTCGCAGGTGTGGCGGCGATCCTGGCGCTGGGAGGGGCGGCGCTGTGGCAGTCCCGTCGTCGTAGGCGATGA
- a CDS encoding CbiQ family ECF transporter T component, with protein sequence MKETPTNRLSADHTPANRTPANRPPGEGHTRPHPRLATRTPARGELPTEHSTADPSPSGPGGRGPWWTRLRAPEADRRNALHPGAWWLWALGLATAASRTTNPLLLGLLVAVAGYVVAARRTDAPWARSYAAFVKLGLFVIAVRVLFSVALGSPIPGSHTLLDLPEVPLPDWAQGIRIGGRITAEQVVFALYDGAKLATLLICVGAANALANPARLLKSLPGALYEVGVAVVVAMTFAPNLVTDIGRLRTARRLRGRRSGGIRAVAQIGLPVLEGALERSIAVAASMDARGYGRSAQVPPAVRHTTTALTLGGLLGVCAGSYALLAAEGGSYAIPLLGAGLLAAVAGLRLGGRRSVRTRYRPDRFGPRSWWVAASGAAVAVLMIWAGSHSPDALHPSVVPLVAPALPLWPALSILIGLLPAFIAPVPSLAPAPKESW encoded by the coding sequence ATGAAGGAAACACCCACGAACCGGCTATCGGCCGACCACACGCCTGCCAACAGGACGCCGGCGAACCGGCCACCGGGGGAAGGTCACACCCGCCCCCACCCACGGCTCGCCACCCGGACCCCCGCCCGGGGCGAACTGCCGACGGAACACTCGACCGCGGACCCGAGCCCCTCCGGACCCGGTGGGCGCGGCCCCTGGTGGACACGGCTGCGGGCACCCGAGGCCGACCGGCGCAACGCACTGCACCCCGGTGCCTGGTGGCTGTGGGCCCTCGGGCTCGCCACCGCCGCGTCCCGCACCACCAATCCCCTGCTCCTCGGGCTGCTGGTGGCCGTCGCCGGCTATGTCGTCGCCGCCCGGCGCACGGACGCCCCCTGGGCCCGCTCCTATGCGGCGTTCGTCAAGCTCGGACTGTTCGTCATCGCCGTGCGCGTCCTGTTCTCGGTCGCCCTCGGCTCTCCCATCCCCGGCTCCCACACCCTGCTCGACCTGCCCGAAGTTCCGCTCCCCGACTGGGCGCAGGGCATCCGCATCGGTGGACGGATCACCGCGGAACAGGTGGTCTTCGCCCTGTACGACGGTGCGAAGCTCGCCACCCTGCTGATCTGCGTCGGTGCGGCCAACGCCCTCGCCAACCCGGCCCGGCTCCTCAAGTCCCTGCCGGGCGCGCTGTACGAGGTCGGTGTCGCCGTCGTCGTCGCCATGACGTTCGCACCCAATCTGGTCACCGACATCGGCCGACTGCGGACCGCCAGACGGCTGCGCGGTCGACGTTCCGGCGGCATCAGGGCCGTCGCCCAGATCGGGCTGCCCGTGCTGGAAGGCGCCCTGGAGCGTTCCATCGCCGTCGCAGCCTCCATGGACGCGCGTGGCTACGGGCGCAGTGCACAGGTGCCGCCCGCGGTGCGACACACCACCACGGCGCTCACCCTCGGCGGTCTGCTGGGGGTGTGCGCCGGCTCCTACGCCCTGCTGGCGGCGGAGGGTGGCTCGTACGCAATACCACTGCTGGGTGCGGGGCTCCTCGCCGCCGTCGCCGGGCTGCGGCTCGGCGGTCGCCGCTCGGTGCGCACCCGCTACCGGCCCGACCGGTTCGGTCCGCGGTCCTGGTGGGTCGCCGCCTCCGGTGCCGCGGTCGCCGTCCTGATGATCTGGGCCGGGTCCCACTCCCCCGACGCCCTGCATCCCTCGGTCGTGCCGCTGGTCGCCCCCGCGCTGCCGTTGTGGCCGGCCCTGTCGATCCTCATCGGGTTGCTGCCCGCGTTCATCGCGCCCGTACCGTCTCTGGCCCCGGCCCCCAAGGAGTCCTGGTGA
- a CDS encoding ABC transporter ATP-binding protein, giving the protein MIRFEQVSVTYADAGAPTVAHIDLTVPEGELVLLVGPSGVGKSTLLGTVCGLVPHFTGGTLRGRVTVDGRDTRTHKPRELADLVGTVGQDPLAHFVTDTVEDELAYGMESLGVAPSVMRRRVEETLDLLGLAELRDRPIATLSGGQQQRVAIGSVLTTHPKVLVLDEPTSALDPAAAEEVLAVLQRLVHDLGTTVLMAEHRLERVVQYADQVILLPEPGAAPTMGAPADVMAVSPVYPPVVALGRLAHWSPLPLSVRDARRRAAALREQLAEEPGENRAAPTADPAPTAHPAPTATEVARIRGLSVRRGRAETLRGIDLSFTRGETVALMGRNGAGKSTLLGTLVGMVVPASGSVDVGGLTPHRAAPAELIRRVGLVPQEPRDLLYADTVAAECAAADADAGADPGACRALVSELLPGVADDTHPRDLSEGQRLALALAIVLTGRPPLLLLDEPTRGLDYAAKARLATILKSLAGDGHAVVLATHDVELAAELADRVLIMADGEIVADGPTAEVVVSSPAFAPQTAKVLAPQQWLTVSEVERALARRSRDHG; this is encoded by the coding sequence GTGATTCGCTTCGAGCAGGTGTCGGTGACGTACGCCGACGCCGGGGCGCCGACCGTCGCCCATATCGACCTCACCGTCCCCGAGGGTGAGTTGGTGCTGCTCGTCGGCCCGTCGGGCGTGGGCAAGTCGACCCTGCTCGGGACGGTGTGCGGATTGGTGCCGCACTTCACGGGCGGCACCCTGCGCGGTCGGGTGACCGTCGACGGCCGCGACACCCGGACCCACAAGCCGCGGGAACTCGCCGACCTCGTCGGCACCGTGGGCCAGGATCCGCTGGCCCACTTCGTCACCGACACCGTCGAGGACGAACTCGCCTACGGCATGGAGTCCCTCGGCGTCGCACCCTCCGTGATGCGCCGCCGTGTCGAGGAGACCTTGGATCTGCTCGGGCTCGCGGAACTCCGCGACCGTCCCATCGCCACCCTCTCCGGCGGCCAACAGCAGCGCGTCGCCATCGGTTCGGTGCTCACCACCCACCCGAAGGTGCTGGTGCTGGACGAGCCGACCTCGGCGCTGGATCCGGCAGCCGCGGAAGAGGTGCTGGCCGTGCTGCAACGGCTCGTCCATGACCTGGGCACCACGGTACTGATGGCCGAACACCGGCTGGAGCGAGTGGTGCAGTACGCGGACCAGGTGATCCTCCTGCCCGAACCGGGCGCCGCTCCGACCATGGGCGCGCCTGCCGATGTGATGGCCGTTTCCCCGGTGTACCCGCCGGTGGTTGCGCTCGGGCGGCTCGCGCACTGGTCGCCGTTGCCGCTGTCGGTGCGGGACGCACGCCGACGGGCCGCAGCGCTGCGCGAGCAGTTGGCCGAAGAACCCGGCGAGAACCGCGCCGCACCCACGGCCGACCCTGCACCCACCGCCCACCCCGCACCCACCGCGACGGAGGTCGCTCGCATCCGGGGACTCAGCGTGCGACGGGGACGCGCGGAGACACTGCGCGGCATCGACCTGAGCTTCACCCGCGGGGAGACCGTGGCCCTGATGGGCCGCAACGGCGCCGGCAAGTCCACCCTGCTCGGCACGCTCGTGGGCATGGTGGTTCCGGCCTCGGGAAGCGTGGACGTCGGTGGGCTCACCCCGCACCGGGCGGCTCCCGCCGAACTGATCCGTCGCGTCGGCCTCGTCCCACAGGAGCCGCGGGACCTGTTGTACGCGGACACCGTGGCCGCCGAGTGCGCGGCGGCGGACGCCGACGCGGGCGCGGACCCCGGAGCCTGCCGTGCCCTGGTGAGCGAACTCCTGCCGGGCGTGGCCGACGACACCCATCCACGGGACCTCTCGGAGGGGCAGCGGCTGGCACTGGCGCTGGCGATCGTGCTCACGGGCCGGCCGCCCCTGCTGCTGTTGGACGAGCCGACCCGCGGTCTGGACTACGCGGCCAAGGCACGGCTGGCCACGATCTTGAAGTCGCTCGCCGGGGACGGCCATGCCGTGGTGCTGGCGACGCACGATGTGGAGTTGGCCGCGGAACTCGCCGACCGCGTCCTCATCATGGCCGACGGCGAGATCGTCGCGGACGGGCCGACCGCCGAGGTGGTGGTGTCGTCGCCGGCGTTCGCACCGCAGACGGCGAAGGTCCTCGCCCCCCAGCAGTGGCTGACCGTGTCCGAGGTCGAACGGGCACTGGCCCGGCGTTCGAGGGACCACGGGTGA
- a CDS encoding ECF transporter S component — protein sequence MDAQRSARPVRLGPRSIAALVLISAVGVVAFGWPLLADERSGLHDHAADAPWLFAALLPLLVAVVVATIADTGMDAKAVAMLGVLAAVGAALRPLGAGTAGLEPMFFLMVLSGRVLGPGFGFVLGAVTMFASALLTGGVGPWMPFQMLAMGWFTMGVGLLPGPDRIRGRAEVLMLGLYGTVAAFAYGTVMNLQGWTYLQGVSSNISFHPGDPLSENLVRFLTYCLLTSMGWDLGRAVITLVLTLTLGPAILKALRRATRRAAFEAQVTFDAPQGSVDREPPHRA from the coding sequence GTGGACGCACAGCGGTCCGCGCGGCCCGTACGGCTCGGCCCTCGGTCGATCGCCGCCCTGGTGCTCATCAGCGCCGTGGGAGTGGTGGCCTTCGGCTGGCCGTTGCTCGCCGACGAGCGCTCCGGCCTCCATGACCACGCGGCCGACGCCCCCTGGCTGTTCGCCGCGCTGTTGCCGCTGCTGGTGGCCGTCGTCGTGGCCACGATCGCCGATACGGGAATGGATGCCAAAGCGGTGGCCATGCTCGGGGTGTTGGCAGCGGTGGGGGCGGCCCTGCGTCCCCTGGGCGCGGGCACGGCCGGCCTGGAACCCATGTTCTTCCTGATGGTGCTCAGCGGTCGGGTGCTGGGCCCCGGGTTCGGTTTCGTCCTGGGCGCGGTGACCATGTTCGCGTCCGCACTGCTCACCGGTGGGGTCGGACCCTGGATGCCGTTCCAGATGCTGGCGATGGGCTGGTTCACGATGGGCGTGGGGCTGCTGCCGGGGCCCGACCGCATCCGGGGCCGCGCCGAAGTGCTGATGCTCGGTCTGTACGGGACGGTGGCCGCCTTCGCCTACGGCACGGTCATGAACCTCCAGGGCTGGACGTATCTCCAGGGGGTGTCGTCGAATATCTCGTTCCACCCGGGGGACCCGCTGTCCGAGAACCTGGTGCGGTTCCTGACCTACTGCCTGCTGACGTCGATGGGCTGGGACCTGGGCCGGGCGGTGATCACCCTCGTCCTCACCCTCACCTTGGGGCCGGCGATTCTGAAGGCGCTGCGGCGGGCGACACGACGTGCGGCGTTCGAGGCCCAGGTCACATTTGACGCCCCTCAGGGGAGCGTCGACCGTGAGCCGCCCCACAGGGCTTAG
- a CDS encoding transglycosylase SLT domain-containing protein, with product MTRSILSRIAVRPKTALVGSALAVTSAAMVMGVNAPTASAAPSAAPAAAEVASAKTIAKKMINDEAQFQCFSKIVERESNWDADASNPSSGAYGLVQALPGTKMATAGSDWRTNPATQIEWGLDYMKDRYGSACGAWSSWQVQGWY from the coding sequence GTGACCCGCTCCATCCTCAGCCGCATCGCCGTTCGCCCGAAGACCGCCCTGGTGGGCTCCGCCCTGGCGGTCACGTCCGCCGCGATGGTGATGGGTGTCAACGCTCCCACCGCATCGGCTGCTCCCAGCGCCGCGCCCGCCGCGGCCGAGGTCGCGTCCGCGAAGACGATCGCCAAGAAGATGATCAACGACGAGGCGCAGTTCCAGTGCTTCAGCAAGATCGTTGAGCGGGAGAGCAACTGGGACGCCGACGCGTCCAACCCGTCCAGCGGTGCCTACGGCCTGGTGCAGGCCCTGCCGGGCACCAAGATGGCCACCGCAGGCTCCGACTGGCGCACCAACCCGGCCACTCAGATCGAGTGGGGCCTTGACTACATGAAGGACCGCTACGGCAGCGCCTGCGGCGCCTGGTCCTCCTGGCAGGTCCAGGGCTGGTACTGA
- a CDS encoding bifunctional glycosyltransferase 87/phosphatase PAP2 family protein has translation MANAEHSVRGSATTDSRLGAARLALWLVAAVLAIRQTAMVLRQPPGERFLDLETWVGPDGGLHLDGSLYTDDRFTGTPFAGLLFNPLTRTAEQALGIAWTLGTLLLVAGIGLLVARSLPAPVSRRSGLLAAPLAIVLLLISLPVRNSFHLGQISVIPVLLVLLGVLAVREERAAGLLIGVAAALQPTVLLFAPLLWFTGRRRAAITSGATFAVCTVLAWAALPSDSTTYWFDHVAGTGLGSHPDGLANQSLHGALLRFGLEGPLEIALYLVLAAAVAWFGLRRAVRYAQDGQLLLAVAVVGCVAIAVAPTTWQHQLVWLLLAAVGRVGKRASDRMLWPVLIVLTVTLPSKMLLPNMVVLEPIRHNAVLIAALAAACAVPFLARTSPHFRRPVPTEYVTPAPSRWSRIPLLPFWRRVVTRPNLLLELMVIRAGYSIYSRIRLEATGSVDAAREHGRQIHSIEQALGFDIEHWFNHAVVDVEWLEAFFNFYYTSFHFPIPLIILALLYIRRPGDYRWARSALAFATLLALVGFWFYPLSPPRLMPGMGFIDTVHKTADLSKPEFGAMTAVTNQYAAMPSLHFGWSLWCGVVAVMLAPKLWMKLLGLIHPFITLCVIVGTANHWILDAVGGAVVVGIGFALTYVLSGRRKLLPGVPVVLPSAREPEPERVSVPVARGRASAAPEPAMAGGGHEDPEGEVRAEPAVPK, from the coding sequence GTGGCGAACGCGGAGCACAGCGTGCGCGGGAGTGCAACGACGGACTCAAGATTGGGCGCGGCCAGGCTCGCCCTATGGCTTGTGGCCGCCGTCCTCGCCATACGACAGACAGCGATGGTCCTCCGTCAACCCCCCGGTGAGCGGTTCCTGGACCTGGAGACCTGGGTCGGTCCGGACGGCGGGCTCCATCTGGACGGCTCGCTGTACACGGACGACCGGTTCACCGGCACCCCGTTCGCGGGGCTGCTGTTCAACCCTCTCACCCGGACCGCCGAGCAGGCGCTCGGCATCGCCTGGACCCTGGGCACCCTACTGCTGGTCGCGGGCATAGGACTGCTGGTGGCACGCTCGCTGCCCGCTCCGGTGTCCCGGCGCAGCGGCCTCCTTGCAGCTCCCCTCGCCATCGTGCTGCTGCTGATCTCGCTACCGGTGCGCAACAGCTTCCACCTCGGGCAGATCAGTGTCATTCCGGTGCTGCTGGTGCTGCTGGGCGTGCTCGCCGTCCGCGAGGAGCGCGCGGCGGGGCTGCTCATCGGAGTCGCCGCCGCCCTGCAACCCACGGTGCTGCTGTTCGCGCCGCTGTTGTGGTTCACCGGGCGCAGACGCGCGGCGATCACCTCAGGCGCCACCTTCGCGGTGTGCACCGTGCTGGCCTGGGCCGCCCTGCCGAGCGACTCCACCACGTACTGGTTCGACCATGTCGCCGGCACCGGACTGGGCAGCCACCCCGACGGGCTGGCCAACCAGTCACTGCACGGCGCACTGCTGCGTTTCGGTCTCGAAGGGCCGCTGGAGATAGCGCTCTATCTGGTCCTGGCCGCCGCGGTGGCGTGGTTCGGACTGCGCAGGGCCGTCCGGTACGCGCAGGACGGACAGTTGCTGCTCGCCGTGGCGGTGGTCGGATGCGTTGCCATCGCCGTGGCGCCCACCACCTGGCAGCACCAGTTGGTGTGGCTGCTGCTCGCGGCCGTCGGCCGGGTGGGCAAGCGGGCGTCCGACCGGATGCTGTGGCCCGTACTGATCGTGCTGACGGTCACCCTGCCCAGCAAGATGCTGCTGCCGAACATGGTGGTGCTGGAGCCGATCCGCCACAACGCCGTACTGATCGCGGCACTCGCAGCTGCCTGCGCGGTGCCCTTCCTGGCGCGGACCTCTCCGCACTTCCGGCGTCCCGTTCCCACCGAGTACGTCACCCCGGCGCCCTCGCGCTGGAGCCGCATCCCGCTGCTGCCGTTCTGGCGCCGTGTGGTGACCCGGCCCAATCTGCTGCTGGAACTGATGGTCATCAGGGCCGGGTACTCGATCTACTCCAGGATCAGGCTGGAGGCCACCGGCAGTGTGGACGCGGCCAGGGAGCACGGCCGGCAGATCCACTCCATCGAGCAGGCGCTCGGCTTCGACATCGAGCACTGGTTCAACCACGCCGTGGTGGACGTGGAGTGGCTGGAGGCGTTCTTCAACTTCTACTACACCTCGTTCCACTTCCCCATCCCGTTGATCATCCTGGCCCTGCTCTACATCCGCCGCCCGGGGGACTACCGCTGGGCGCGTTCCGCGCTCGCCTTCGCGACCCTGCTCGCGCTCGTGGGCTTCTGGTTCTACCCGCTCTCGCCGCCACGGCTGATGCCGGGCATGGGCTTCATCGACACCGTCCACAAGACGGCGGACCTGAGCAAGCCCGAGTTCGGTGCGATGACCGCGGTCACCAACCAGTACGCGGCGATGCCGTCGCTCCACTTCGGCTGGTCGCTGTGGTGCGGTGTGGTCGCCGTGATGTTGGCGCCGAAGCTGTGGATGAAGCTGCTCGGACTGATCCACCCGTTCATCACGCTCTGCGTGATCGTCGGTACCGCGAACCACTGGATCCTCGATGCGGTCGGCGGCGCGGTGGTGGTGGGCATCGGCTTCGCGCTCACCTATGTGCTCTCCGGTCGGCGCAAGCTGCTGCCCGGGGTACCGGTGGTGCTGCCGAGTGCGCGCGAACCGGAACCCGAGCGGGTGTCCGTTCCCGTCGCCCGTGGGCGGGCGAGTGCGGCACCGGAGCCGGCCATGGCCGGCGGGGGGCACGAGGACCCGGAAGGCGAAGTGCGCGCCGAGCCCGCGGTTCCGAAGTAG
- a CDS encoding O-methyltransferase: MTEKLPEGSQHAHDTAEQAAQERWEAVDRYLTDLLAPDDDALTTALTSSESAGLPSIAVAGNQGKLLHLLAASMGARTILEIGTLGGYSTIWLARALPDGGRLISLEYSPEHAEVARGNLARAGLDHIAEVRTGAALETLPKLAAEPGAGPFDLFFIDADKKNNPHYVEWALKLSRPGSLIIVDNTVRGGAVVERDSTDPSVVGTREMYALVAREPRLDATAVQTVGVKGYDGFLLARVVS; the protein is encoded by the coding sequence ATGACGGAAAAGTTGCCCGAGGGATCACAGCACGCACACGACACCGCCGAGCAGGCCGCCCAAGAGCGGTGGGAGGCGGTGGACCGCTATCTCACCGACCTCCTGGCACCCGATGACGACGCATTGACGACGGCGCTCACGTCGAGCGAGTCGGCGGGGTTGCCGTCGATCGCGGTGGCGGGCAACCAGGGCAAGCTGCTGCATCTGCTGGCCGCCTCGATGGGCGCGCGCACGATCCTGGAAATCGGCACCCTGGGCGGCTACAGCACGATCTGGCTGGCGCGGGCGCTGCCCGACGGGGGTCGGCTGATCTCGCTGGAGTACAGCCCGGAGCACGCCGAGGTGGCGCGGGGGAACCTGGCCCGCGCCGGACTCGACCACATCGCGGAGGTCCGCACGGGTGCGGCGCTGGAGACACTGCCGAAGCTGGCCGCCGAGCCCGGCGCGGGTCCGTTCGACCTGTTCTTCATCGACGCGGACAAGAAGAACAACCCGCACTACGTGGAGTGGGCGCTCAAGCTCTCCCGCCCCGGCAGCCTGATCATCGTCGACAACACCGTGCGGGGCGGGGCCGTGGTGGAACGGGACAGCACCGACCCTTCGGTGGTCGGCACACGGGAGATGTACGCGCTGGTGGCTCGGGAGCCACGACTGGACGCGACGGCGGTGCAGACGGTCGGGGTGAAGGGGTACGACGGGTTCCTGCTGGCGCGGGTCGTCTCCTAG
- a CDS encoding serpin family protein → MARITGLRTHGGAIRDLAERWLEQLDSRRDGDFVCSPAGLWLALAAIASGARGRTADELAQLLKVAGAPAGAAVTDAAAALAATDSLATATQVWSTVPLREDFRAALPDIGFSTTLDPARINAWVREATDGAIERLPVPIEPSTVLALVNALVLTARWATPFHAARTRPCTFRDALGRLHTVPTMHRELRREEAWTVEGSYVVELACAPVHGGEPARIRLVLGAEGRSAAEVLPAAWAPKSEAAPVAGDQLLLALPRFALRTTRDVTKDLAALGVREATSSTADFSALSPEPLMISQVVQESIVEAGELGVRAAAVTAVLMARSAAPRPAREIVTIAFDRPFGIAVMDGSGEVPLFVGWQSGAPKGPQAPATA, encoded by the coding sequence ATGGCACGAATCACGGGACTGCGGACCCACGGCGGCGCGATACGAGACCTGGCGGAACGCTGGCTCGAACAGCTCGACTCCCGGAGGGACGGAGACTTCGTCTGCTCGCCCGCGGGGCTCTGGCTGGCCCTCGCGGCCATCGCATCGGGCGCCCGGGGCAGAACCGCTGACGAACTCGCCCAACTCCTCAAAGTCGCCGGTGCACCGGCGGGCGCCGCGGTCACCGATGCCGCCGCCGCGCTGGCCGCGACCGACTCGCTGGCCACGGCCACCCAGGTGTGGAGCACCGTGCCGCTCCGCGAGGACTTCCGTGCCGCACTGCCCGACATCGGCTTCTCCACCACGCTCGACCCCGCCCGGATCAACGCCTGGGTACGGGAGGCCACCGACGGAGCCATCGAGCGACTGCCCGTCCCCATCGAGCCGTCCACTGTTCTCGCCCTGGTCAACGCATTGGTTCTCACAGCGCGCTGGGCGACGCCCTTCCATGCCGCCCGCACCCGGCCGTGCACCTTCCGCGATGCGCTCGGACGACTCCACACCGTCCCGACGATGCATCGGGAGCTGCGGCGCGAAGAAGCATGGACGGTCGAGGGCTCGTACGTCGTGGAACTCGCCTGCGCCCCCGTACACGGCGGTGAGCCAGCCCGGATCCGACTCGTCCTGGGCGCCGAAGGCAGGTCCGCGGCCGAGGTGCTGCCCGCGGCCTGGGCCCCAAAGTCCGAGGCCGCCCCGGTGGCGGGCGATCAGCTGCTCCTCGCGCTGCCCCGGTTCGCCCTGCGCACCACCCGCGACGTCACCAAGGACCTGGCGGCGCTCGGGGTGCGCGAGGCGACCTCCTCGACCGCAGACTTCTCCGCGCTCTCTCCGGAGCCGCTCATGATCAGCCAGGTCGTGCAGGAGTCGATCGTCGAGGCCGGCGAACTCGGGGTGCGGGCCGCGGCGGTCACCGCCGTACTCATGGCACGGTCGGCGGCGCCGCGCCCTGCGCGCGAGATCGTCACGATCGCCTTCGACCGTCCCTTCGGCATTGCGGTGATGGACGGCAGCGGCGAGGTCCCGCTGTTCGTGGGGTGGCAGTCGGGCGCTCCGAAAGGTCCGCAGGCCCCCGCCACGGCCTAG
- the tnpA gene encoding IS200/IS605 family transposase, whose protein sequence is MSPRWEPNPDIRTGRHVAYNLHAHLVFVTKYRKGIFDDAMLKRCEEIMREVCHKFETELREFNGETDHVHLLVHYPPKIALSKLINSLKGVSSRYLRAEYTGRINRIGLGSVFWSRSYFAGSCGGAPLTVIRQYIEQQKRPL, encoded by the coding sequence ATGTCACCACGCTGGGAACCGAATCCTGATATCCGCACTGGCCGTCACGTCGCCTACAACCTGCACGCTCACTTGGTGTTCGTCACGAAGTACCGCAAGGGCATCTTCGATGACGCGATGCTCAAACGGTGCGAGGAGATCATGCGGGAGGTCTGCCACAAGTTCGAGACCGAGCTGCGCGAGTTCAACGGCGAGACCGATCACGTACACCTGCTCGTGCACTACCCGCCGAAGATCGCGCTGTCCAAGCTGATCAACTCACTCAAGGGCGTCAGCTCCCGGTACCTGCGGGCCGAGTACACCGGCCGCATCAACCGCATCGGGCTGGGCTCCGTCTTCTGGTCCCGCTCCTACTTCGCAGGCTCGTGCGGCGGCGCACCACTCACGGTGATCCGTCAGTACATCGAGCAGCAAAAACGTCCGCTCTAA